In a genomic window of Terriglobales bacterium:
- a CDS encoding LytTR family DNA-binding domain-containing protein, whose product MSLSTLIVDDEQLARDELAFLLKSVDDLEVVAQGRNGVEAVSLIKEHSPDLVFLDVQMPGLDGFGVIKKLIDKKVRLPQFIFATAYDQYAVKAFEVNAVDYLLKPFDKKRVTESVQRARKKLQAAVAPSDRVDALLKMLEGKEEDKKKTPAKILLKSTGRLFLLDQKDISFASIEDGVITVVTPAMEGQSNCRTLEELFDSLDPNLFWRAHRSYLVNINRIREVVPWFKSSYMLRMDDKKQTEVPVSRAQTKRLRELFRL is encoded by the coding sequence ATGTCGCTTTCTACCCTGATTGTGGATGACGAGCAGCTGGCCCGCGACGAGCTGGCGTTCCTGCTGAAATCCGTCGACGACCTCGAGGTCGTCGCCCAGGGCCGCAACGGTGTCGAAGCCGTGAGTCTGATCAAGGAGCACTCTCCTGACCTGGTCTTTCTCGACGTGCAGATGCCCGGCCTCGACGGCTTTGGGGTAATCAAGAAGCTGATTGATAAGAAAGTTCGTCTTCCCCAGTTCATCTTCGCTACGGCCTATGACCAGTACGCGGTTAAGGCATTCGAAGTGAATGCCGTCGATTACCTTCTGAAGCCCTTCGACAAGAAGCGAGTGACTGAATCGGTACAGCGCGCGCGCAAGAAACTGCAGGCAGCTGTAGCACCTTCCGATCGCGTCGATGCCCTGCTCAAAATGCTCGAGGGCAAGGAAGAGGACAAGAAGAAGACACCTGCCAAGATTCTGCTGAAATCTACAGGACGCCTCTTCCTGCTCGATCAGAAAGACATCAGCTTCGCTTCTATCGAGGATGGCGTGATTACCGTCGTGACTCCGGCGATGGAAGGTCAATCCAATTGCCGTACCCTGGAAGAACTGTTCGATAGCCTGGATCCCAACCTTTTCTGGCGCGCTCACCGCTCCTACCTGGTGAACATCAACCGCATCCGCGAGGTCGTGCCCTGGTTCAAGAGCTCTTACATGCTGCGCATGGATGACAAAAAGCAGACGGAGGTCCCGGTAAGCCGGGCCCAGACCAAGCGTCTGCGGGAACTCTTCCGGCTGTAG
- a CDS encoding GAF domain-containing SpoIIE family protein phosphatase codes for METPSTASPTETGSAKDYIGAFANAVALFGTPAAGGDIFSHMPSLLVANFDAVRSELWLWDESSSSAYLTNAAGREGSHRRDFSTSGVGAIGKAVGSQKPLYNAPLVTAGDDDREFAIRTGLTHVSAYPLIARGRFIGVSANYTLQPVDKDLLQWWELCAQIGAASLQQVLTDRENQKTISQLALLFEATRLLNSTLDLAELLELILKIARTEVKADRGSVFLVDGKNRELWSIVAQGLDHQEIRLPFGRGVAGRVAVTGETINVQDAYELDYFERSFDQRTGYRTKSLLCLPIRHSAGHIVGVIQLLNQQTSGQFTKEDEEFLAKLSGHMAMALENARMHRDALEKQRSNRELEMARGIQRSLLPEAPPVIPGYDLAVASEPCADAGGDYYDFLTLGPQTMLLVLADVEGKGVASALAMSNLQASLRALVMHLHSLEVVMLSLNEMILNDSRSKKFLSIFLGLVDTRRNVLHFINAGHVPPLLINGQTGQSSKLASGGSAIGLLPGVEYAKGTAKLETSDVLVCCSDGVVDATSRQGETFGADRLGACVAAHREQRAESIIASVQKELNNFAAGGTHVDDKVLVVMKVTKERAE; via the coding sequence ATGGAAACACCCTCAACGGCTTCGCCCACGGAAACGGGAAGCGCAAAAGACTACATTGGCGCCTTTGCCAATGCAGTAGCGTTGTTTGGCACGCCTGCAGCGGGAGGGGACATCTTCTCGCACATGCCCTCCTTACTGGTGGCCAACTTTGATGCCGTCCGCTCGGAACTGTGGCTGTGGGACGAATCGTCCAGCTCCGCTTACCTCACCAACGCGGCCGGACGGGAAGGCAGTCATCGCCGCGATTTCAGCACGTCAGGCGTGGGAGCGATCGGCAAGGCGGTGGGCTCGCAGAAGCCACTCTACAATGCCCCGCTGGTCACGGCCGGAGACGATGACCGGGAATTCGCCATCCGTACCGGACTGACCCATGTTTCTGCCTATCCGCTGATCGCGCGCGGCAGGTTTATCGGGGTCTCGGCTAACTACACGCTACAGCCGGTGGACAAGGACCTGCTGCAGTGGTGGGAGCTCTGCGCGCAAATTGGCGCCGCCAGCCTCCAGCAGGTACTCACCGATCGTGAGAATCAGAAAACCATCAGCCAGTTGGCGCTGCTGTTCGAAGCGACTCGGCTGCTCAATTCCACCCTCGATTTGGCGGAGTTGCTGGAATTGATTTTGAAAATCGCGCGCACCGAGGTGAAGGCAGATCGGGGCAGCGTGTTCCTGGTGGATGGCAAGAACAGAGAATTGTGGTCGATTGTGGCTCAGGGCCTGGATCATCAGGAGATTCGCCTTCCCTTCGGGCGCGGTGTCGCCGGCCGCGTAGCAGTCACTGGCGAGACCATTAATGTCCAGGATGCCTACGAGCTCGACTACTTTGAACGCAGCTTCGATCAGCGAACCGGTTATCGCACCAAATCGCTGCTTTGCCTGCCCATTCGACATTCTGCCGGACACATTGTGGGCGTGATCCAGTTGCTCAACCAACAGACCAGCGGACAATTCACCAAAGAAGACGAGGAGTTCCTCGCCAAGCTCTCCGGTCATATGGCGATGGCCTTGGAAAATGCCCGCATGCATCGCGATGCTCTCGAGAAGCAGCGCTCGAACCGGGAATTGGAGATGGCGCGCGGAATCCAGCGCAGCCTGTTGCCGGAGGCTCCCCCGGTCATACCCGGCTATGACCTGGCAGTTGCCAGCGAACCCTGCGCGGATGCTGGAGGAGACTATTACGACTTTCTGACCCTCGGTCCACAGACCATGCTGCTGGTACTAGCCGATGTCGAAGGTAAAGGCGTTGCCTCTGCCTTGGCGATGTCGAACCTACAGGCCTCCCTACGCGCGCTGGTGATGCATCTGCATTCGCTCGAAGTGGTGATGCTGTCGCTCAACGAGATGATCCTCAACGACAGCCGGTCGAAAAAGTTCCTGAGCATTTTCCTGGGGCTCGTCGACACGCGGCGCAACGTGTTGCACTTCATCAATGCCGGACATGTGCCCCCGTTGCTGATTAATGGGCAAACCGGCCAGTCCTCGAAGCTCGCCTCTGGTGGATCGGCGATCGGGCTCCTTCCCGGGGTGGAGTATGCCAAGGGGACGGCGAAGCTTGAGACGAGCGATGTCCTCGTGTGCTGCAGCGACGGAGTGGTGGACGCGACCAGTAGACAAGGGGAAACGTTCGGCGCGGATCGGCTGGGCGCATGCGTGGCCGCGCATCGTGAGCAGCGGGCAGAATCGATCATCGCTTCGGTTCAGAAGGAACTCAACAACTTCGCCGCCGGCGGCACCCACGTGGATGACAAGGTGCTGGTAGTCATGAAGGTGACCAAGGAGCGGGCGGAGTAA
- a CDS encoding adenine phosphoribosyltransferase yields MTAEPRPAQFDGNYLKQLIRSVPDFPKKGILFYDITTMLKDKLGFAKVIDALSEQYIGRHVDLVLGIEARGFIFGPALAYRLNAGFVPVRKPRKLPAETAKVTYALEYGQDSLEVHKDAIQKGQRVIIVDDLLATGGTALATIELVEQLEGKVESLAFIVELDFLKGRARLAPHEVISLLHYDQ; encoded by the coding sequence TTGACAGCAGAACCCAGACCGGCACAATTCGATGGTAACTATCTGAAGCAACTCATCCGCAGTGTGCCCGATTTTCCCAAGAAGGGCATTCTTTTTTACGACATCACCACCATGCTGAAGGACAAGCTGGGCTTCGCCAAAGTGATTGATGCCCTGTCAGAGCAATACATTGGACGCCACGTTGACCTGGTACTAGGCATCGAAGCGCGAGGATTTATTTTCGGTCCGGCCTTAGCCTACCGCCTCAATGCCGGGTTCGTTCCCGTGCGCAAGCCCAGGAAGCTGCCCGCTGAGACTGCCAAAGTCACCTACGCGCTCGAGTACGGGCAGGATTCGCTGGAAGTCCACAAGGACGCCATCCAGAAGGGACAGAGGGTAATCATCGTTGATGACTTGCTGGCGACCGGCGGCACCGCCCTGGCAACCATTGAGTTGGTCGAGCAACTGGAGGGGAAAGTGGAGAGCCTGGCTTTCATCGTAGAATTGGACTTCCTGAAAGGGCGCGCTCGCCTGGCGCCACATGAGGTGATTTCGCTGCTGCACTACGATCAGTAG
- a CDS encoding acylphosphatase, whose protein sequence is MERTKTEARQFVVRGRVQGVGFRWFVEREAQALGIAGWVRNNPDSSVEVLAVGTREQLSALRGKLREGPRAARVDDVQEFEAPASTDLKTFRIEGAW, encoded by the coding sequence ATGGAACGTACAAAGACTGAAGCGCGACAGTTTGTCGTTCGCGGCCGCGTGCAGGGAGTCGGCTTCCGCTGGTTTGTGGAGCGAGAGGCGCAGGCGCTGGGCATCGCGGGTTGGGTGCGCAACAACCCCGATAGCAGCGTGGAAGTGCTGGCGGTCGGCACTCGCGAGCAATTGTCAGCCTTACGTGGGAAACTGCGGGAGGGGCCGCGGGCGGCCCGAGTGGATGATGTGCAAGAGTTCGAAGCCCCGGCGTCGACAGATCTTAAGACCTTTCGTATTGAAGGAGCCTGGTAA
- the efp gene encoding elongation factor P — MAIPATQLRPGMVIKHNNDLHSVFSVEHRTPGNLRAFIQAKLRNLRTGAMFEHRFRSADAIEKITVDEVNMEYLYSDGDDYYFMNTENYEQLHLTRDILGDSVDYLIPNLQIKVEFFDGRAVGVELPQTVELTVVETEPGLKSATASSVTKPAKLETGLVVQVPPFINEGEKIRVDTSEGAYLSRA, encoded by the coding sequence ATGGCGATTCCAGCCACCCAGTTGCGTCCCGGGATGGTGATTAAACATAACAATGACTTGCATTCCGTTTTCAGCGTGGAGCACCGCACCCCCGGAAATCTGCGCGCCTTTATTCAAGCCAAACTGCGCAATCTCCGCACTGGAGCCATGTTCGAGCATCGCTTCCGCTCCGCTGACGCCATCGAGAAGATTACAGTTGATGAAGTCAACATGGAGTACCTGTATAGCGATGGCGACGATTATTACTTCATGAACACCGAGAACTATGAACAGTTGCATCTGACTCGGGATATCCTCGGAGACTCGGTGGATTACCTGATCCCCAATTTGCAGATCAAGGTGGAGTTCTTCGATGGCAGGGCAGTGGGAGTGGAATTGCCGCAGACAGTGGAACTCACCGTCGTAGAGACGGAGCCGGGGTTAAAGAGCGCCACCGCATCCAGCGTTACCAAACCAGCGAAGCTGGAGACCGGCCTGGTGGTGCAGGTGCCACCCTTCATCAATGAGGGGGAGAAGATCCGGGTCGACACTTCGGAAGGCGCCTACCTGTCGCGGGCATGA
- a CDS encoding electron transfer flavoprotein subunit beta/FixA family protein, translating to MKILVCMKQVPQKDAPLKLNESGTWIREDVSYEVNEPDAYALEEALRQKEKHGGEVVVITSGPARAQQVLREALAKGADRAIHLEDDKFVALDAYNTARALAQAIRDERFDLIFTGLQSDDYGFAQTGVVLAELLGWPHATIIMQIEKKDGGIRVKRELESGFFQFVDMPLPAVLTIQSGINKLRYATLIGIKQAKNKPLRKVTYAEVASALSPNLQQIQRLYIPQKTKKTEMLDGPPAEIAKKLVDKLRNDVRVL from the coding sequence GTGAAGATCCTGGTTTGCATGAAGCAGGTGCCGCAAAAGGACGCCCCTCTCAAGCTGAACGAGAGCGGCACCTGGATTCGCGAAGATGTCAGCTATGAAGTGAACGAGCCCGATGCCTACGCACTGGAAGAGGCCTTGCGACAGAAAGAGAAGCATGGCGGTGAGGTAGTGGTGATCACTTCGGGGCCGGCGCGGGCGCAGCAGGTTTTGCGCGAAGCGCTGGCAAAGGGGGCCGACCGCGCCATTCATCTGGAGGATGACAAGTTCGTCGCGCTCGACGCCTACAACACCGCTCGTGCCCTGGCCCAGGCGATTCGCGACGAGCGGTTCGATCTGATCTTCACCGGTCTCCAGTCCGATGATTATGGGTTTGCGCAAACCGGAGTGGTGCTGGCGGAATTGCTGGGGTGGCCGCACGCAACCATCATCATGCAGATCGAAAAAAAGGATGGCGGCATCCGTGTAAAGCGCGAACTCGAATCCGGCTTCTTCCAGTTCGTGGACATGCCGCTGCCTGCCGTGCTCACGATCCAGTCCGGCATTAATAAGCTGCGATATGCAACTCTGATCGGCATCAAGCAGGCGAAGAACAAGCCGCTGCGCAAGGTGACCTATGCCGAGGTTGCTTCCGCGCTGAGCCCCAACTTGCAGCAAATCCAGCGTCTTTATATCCCACAAAAAACTAAGAAGACTGAAATGTTGGACGGTCCGCCGGCAGAGATCGCAAAGAAACTGGTGGACAAACTTCGTAACGATGTCCGCGTGTTGTAG
- a CDS encoding electron transfer flavoprotein subunit alpha/FixB family protein, translated as MPNTILAIVEQREGKLNRVSWETITGAQAIAAETGWTLEAAVVGSGVGTVAGEVATKKLAKVYAIEAAQLEPYTPDGYVAALKSFISECKPQLVLMPHTYQVRDFAPKLATALGRALISDCIGYKKEGDKLLFTRQLFQGKFAADIGFVSDAPWLATFQTGAFRGDQVKPGDSPAAVETVSAQIGDGAIRTRPEAPFKEAKQAVDLTQAEVIVAVGRGIKEEKNIEIAKQLADALGGEIAASRPICDAGWLPMDRQIGSSGQTVAPKLYIALGISGAIQHIVGMKGARSILAVNKDAEAPIFEIADFGVVGNLFEVIPPLVEEVKKAKTG; from the coding sequence ATGCCCAATACAATTCTCGCCATAGTTGAGCAGCGTGAAGGCAAGCTGAATCGAGTCTCCTGGGAAACGATAACGGGCGCGCAGGCCATTGCGGCCGAAACCGGTTGGACCCTGGAAGCCGCTGTGGTCGGCAGCGGAGTTGGAACTGTTGCCGGCGAGGTCGCTACGAAGAAGCTTGCCAAGGTGTATGCGATCGAAGCCGCGCAACTCGAGCCCTACACCCCTGACGGCTATGTGGCTGCTCTGAAGTCGTTCATCAGCGAATGCAAACCGCAACTGGTGCTCATGCCCCACACGTACCAGGTCCGTGATTTCGCTCCGAAGCTGGCGACGGCGCTTGGGCGCGCCCTCATCAGCGACTGCATTGGTTACAAGAAAGAGGGTGACAAGCTGCTCTTCACACGCCAGCTCTTTCAGGGGAAGTTTGCCGCAGATATCGGATTCGTTAGTGACGCTCCCTGGCTTGCAACCTTCCAAACCGGCGCCTTTCGTGGAGATCAGGTGAAGCCTGGTGATAGCCCGGCGGCTGTAGAAACTGTCTCGGCGCAGATTGGCGATGGCGCCATCCGCACCAGGCCGGAGGCTCCCTTCAAGGAGGCCAAGCAGGCAGTTGATCTCACCCAAGCGGAGGTCATCGTCGCGGTTGGGCGTGGTATCAAGGAGGAGAAGAACATCGAAATCGCCAAACAACTGGCAGATGCATTAGGCGGCGAGATCGCGGCCTCGCGTCCCATCTGCGATGCGGGGTGGTTGCCGATGGACCGCCAGATCGGATCGTCCGGCCAGACGGTAGCTCCCAAACTGTACATTGCGCTGGGGATTAGCGGCGCGATTCAGCATATTGTCGGCATGAAGGGCGCACGGTCGATACTGGCTGTTAATAAGGATGCCGAAGCGCCGATTTTTGAAATCGCTGACTTCGGTGTGGTGGGCAACCTCTTCGAGGTGATTCCTCCGCTGGTGGAAGAAGTGAAGAAGGCAAAGACGGGATAG